The Penaeus chinensis breed Huanghai No. 1 chromosome 21, ASM1920278v2, whole genome shotgun sequence genome has a window encoding:
- the LOC125036554 gene encoding LOW QUALITY PROTEIN: vigilin-like (The sequence of the model RefSeq protein was modified relative to this genomic sequence to represent the inferred CDS: inserted 1 base in 1 codon), whose translation MDPTPLQQTVMESQEVTSPPQEVDPSAPTPSDPSSITNADQAYEPLSYDELFPALPNAAQAPTPVAEAPQTNWSKHSEMRIASSVITQVFRVPFEERAKIDGNNQFGESASTRICSDITARTGAHIEISSAKDQSLTFLVTGKSDAVMKARRLVLDKFQTQARQIIKIPKEHHRFILGKKGKKLQDLEINTATKIQVPNAADNXDEIIVVGTKESTEKAMHEIQLISDEQSKQAYEKLEVPKQYHPFICGANNEKINGMMAEHNVRINVPPPSVMKNEMTIAGEKEGVLKCKDIILKYFKEMERKCQTVSVEVRKSQHKYVIGPRGSNIADILHQTNVSVEMPTSDSTSETITLRGPQDKLGQALTLVYAKANSVVQADVEAPTWLHKFIIGRKGANIRQITQDLPKVHVEFTDKQGGIKLEGPPEEVEIAREKLEEMIADLKSKLCYDQLVVDPKFYKHIIGKSGSNINRIRNETGVLINISEADGSNLIRLEGSPDGVARAKTELEELVTKMENEKEREIIIEQRFHRNIIGTKGDKIKEIRDKFNQVQISFPDAGEQSDIVKIRGPKEDVDQCYNFLKRMLRELLESNYQVKVSIFRQFHKFVIGKAGSNINKIREETGTRIDLPSEGQNSDEIIITGKKENCEKARERIQKIQDELASIVELDIIIPAKFHNSMIGAGGKLIQSISEECGGVAIKFPPPESRSDKVTIRGPKEEVHKAKQMLVELSNEKQLASFTAEVRAKPQHHRFLIGRNGGNIRKIRDATGARIIFPTDKDEDKELITIIGKKEAIAKAKEQLEITIKELDLIVEDTMTVDPKHHRHFVARRGEVLRQIADQYGGVTVSFPRSGVQSDKVTLKGAKECVEGAKNRITEIVHDLDQMVQMEVIIPQKFHRTVMGARGSKVQAITTEFDVQIKFPEKDSGNVNANSEEGHGQVNGEVNGDGEVATRPQDIVRVMGKKDNCEKARDALLSLVPVTVEENVPFRHHRFIIGQKGENVRNMMTEFDVNIQVPPAQDQSDVIRITGPPANTVRASAALKVKVQQLEEEERDRQARSFSLRVEVDPEYHPKIIGKRGVVISKIREKHDVNIQFPPRGDPEENFITITGYEANVNEAKNAILAITGELDKMVKETVEIDSRVHSRLIGSRGKAIKKVMEEFKVEIKFPRGDDDPNTVTIIGAQDNVDECKDHLLNLMEEYMQDIVEEEDMEAYMKPKPFQALLDPGVAGQGQGGSSGQGGQKKEEAGFVVSGAPWAQEAPNMDSAVDFPSMGAMSSAQSTPATWGPRR comes from the exons ATGGACCCGACCCCCCTGCAGCAGACAGTGATGGAGTCCCAGGAGGTGACCTCCCCCCCCCAGGAGGTGGACCCCAGTGCCCCCACCCCTTCAGATCCCTCTTCAATTACCAATGCCGACCAGGCTTATGAACCACTGAGTTACGATGAG TTGTTCCCAGCACTCCCCAATGCTGCCCAGGCACCAACTCCTGTGGCAGAAGCTCCCCAGACCAACTGGAGCAAGCACAGTGAAATGCGAATTGCCTCTTCTGTTATCACTCAG GTGTTCCGTGTTCCTTTTGAAGAAAGAGCGAAGATTGATGGTAACAACCAGTTTGGAGAATCGGCCTCAACGCGTATCTGTTCTGACATTACTGCTCGCACAGGTGCTCACATTGAGATCTCCTCTGCAAAGGACCAGTCTCTAACCTTCTTAGTGACTGGCAAGAGCGATGCTGTGATGAAGGCTCGTCGATTAGTGCTTGACAAGTTCCAGACTCAGGCACGGCAGATTATTAAGATCCCCAAG GAGCACCACCGATTCATCCTtggcaaaaagggaaagaaacttcAAGACCTTGAGATCAATACCGCAACCAAGATTCAGGTGCCAAATGCAGCTGACA TCGATGAAATCATTGTCGTGGGAACAAAGGAGAGCACCGAAAAAGCGATGCATGAGATCCAGCTGATTTCAGATGAGCAG AGCAAGCAAGCTTATGAGAAGCTGGAAGTTCCCAAGCAGTACCACCCATTCATCTGTGGCGCCAACAACGAGAAGATCAATGGCATGATGGCTGAACACAATGTGCGAATCAATGTTCCTCCTCCCAGTGTCATGAAGAACGAGATGACCATtgctggggagaaggagggtgtctTGAAGTGCAAAGACATCATCCTGAAGTACTTCAAGGAAATG GAACGTAAATGCCAGACTGTGTCAGTAGAAGTACGCAAGTCTCAGCATAAGTACGTCATTGGCCCGCGTGGGTCTAACATCGCTGACATTTTGCACCAGACAAATGTTTCTGTAGAAATGCCCACTTCAGATTCCACCTCTGAGACAATCACACTGAGAGGACCTCAGGACAAACTTGGTCAAG CCTTGACACTGGTGTATGCCAAGGCTAACAGTGTAGTGCAGGCTGATGTGGAGGCTCCAACCTGGCTCCACAAATTCATCATTGGCCGCAAGGGGGCCAACATCCGTCAGATCACTCAGGATCTCCCGAAG GTGCACGTGGAGTTTACTGATAAGCAGGGAGGCATCAAGCTGGAAGGACCACCAGAAGAGGTTGAAATAGCCAGGGAGAAGCTGGAAGAGATGATTGCGGACTTAAAGAGCAAGCTTTGCTACGACCAACTTGTTGTTGATCCTAA ATTCTACAAGCATATCATCGGCAAGAGTGGATCCAACATCAACCGTATTCGCAATGAGACTGGTGTCCTCATCAACATCTCCGAGGCTGATGGCAGCAATCTCATCCGCCTAGAGGGCAGTCCAGATGGTGTTGCACGAGCAAAGACC GAACTGGAGGAACTTGTCACAAAgatggaaaatgagaaggagagagagatcatcatTGAGCAGCGTTTCCATCGCAATATCATCGGCACCAAGGGAGATAAGATCAAGGAAATTAGGGACAAGTTTAACCAAGTCCAGATCTCTTTCCCCGATGCTG GTGAACAATCAGACATTGTCAAGATTCGGGGGCCTAAGGAGGACGTTGATCAGTGTTACAATTTCTTGAAGCGAATGCTGCGTGAACTCCTTGAATCCAACTATCAAGTGAAAGTTTCTATCTTCCGTCAGTTCCACAAGTTTGTCATTGGCAAGGCTGGTTCTAATATCAATAAG ATCAGGGAGGAAACTGGCACCCGCATTGACCTGCCATCCGAAGGCCAGAACAGTGACGAGATAATCATCACTGGGAAGAAGGAGAATTGTGAGAAGGCCCGAGAACGCATCCAAAAGATCCAGGATGAGCTG gCCAGTATTGTGGAGCTGGATATCATCATCCCAGCAAAGTTCCACAACTCCATGATCGGAGCAGGAGGGAAGCTGATCCAGAGCATCAGCGAGGAGTGTGGGGGCGTTGCCATCAAGTTCCCTCCCCCAGAATCCCGTTCTGACAAG GTGACAATTCGTGGCCCCAAGGAAGAGGTGCACAAGGCCAAGCAGATGCTGGTTGAACTGAGTAATGAAAAGCAGTTGGCTAGCTTCACTGCAGAG GTCCGTGCCAAGCCTCAACACCATCGTTTCCTCATTGGACGGAATGGAGGCAACATCCGCAAGATCCGTGATGCTACAGGAGCACGAATCATCTTCCCCACTGACAAGGACGAGGATAAGGAGCTGATTACTATCATTGGCAAGAAG GAAGCCATTGCAAAGGCTAAAGAACAGCTGGAGATAACCATCAAGGAGTTGGATCTTATTGTTGAAGACACCATGACTGTCGACCCGAAACACCACAGACATTTCGTGGCACGCAGGGGAGAGGTCCTCAGGCAAATTGCTGACCAGTATGGAGGTGTCACCGTCTCCTTCCCACGATCTGGTGTGCAGAGTGATAAG GTTACTCTCAAGGGAGCTAAGGAATGCGTAGAGGGAGCCAAGAACCGTATTACGGAGATCGTGCATGATCTGGACCAGATGGTGCAGATGGAAGTGATCATCCCTCAGAAGTTCCACCGCACTGTCATGGGCGCTAGGGGCAGCAAGGTGCAAGCCATAACCACCGAGTTTGATGTACAGATCAAGTTCCCCGAGAAGGATAGTGGAAATGTAAATGCCAACAGTGAAGAGGGTCACGGGCAGGTGAATGGAGAGGTGAATGGTGATGGCGAAGTTGCCACCAGGCCTCAAGACATTGTACGTGTCATGGGTAAGAAGGATAACTGTGAGAAGGCACGTGATGCTCTGCTGAGTCTTGTGCCAGTCACTGTGGAAGAGAACGTACCCTTCAGGCACCATCGCTTCATCATTGGTCAGAAGGGAGAGAATGTGCGCAACATGATGACGGAGTTTGATGTCAACATCCAGGTTCCTCCAGCTCAGGACCAGAGTGACGTCATCAGGATCACTGGCCCTCCAGCCAACACTGTGCGAGCCAGCGCAGCCCTCAAAGTAAAGGTTCAgcagctggaggaagaggagagggaccgCCAGGCCCGCTCCTTCAGCCTGCGTGTGGAGGTTGACCCAGAATACCACCCCAAGATCATTGGCAAGCGTGGAGTGGTCATCTCCAAGATCCGTGAGAAGCATGATGTAAACATCCAGTTCCCACCCAGAGGTGATCCTGAGGAgaacttcatcaccatcactggcTATGAGGCCAATGTGAATGAGGCCAAGAATGCCATCTTGGCCATCACAGGGGAGTTGGACAAGATGGTTAAGGAAACGGTTGAGATTGACAGCCGTGTTCACTCCCGTCTCATTGGCAGCCGTGGAAAAGCCATCAAGAAGGTCATGGAGGAATTCAAG GTGGAGATTAAATTCCCACGTGGGGATGATGATCCCAACACCGTCACCATCATTGGAGCCCAGGACAATGTGGATGAGTGCAAGGACCACCTCCTTAACCTCATGGAAGAGTACATGCAGGACATTGTTgaagaggaggatatggaggccTACATGAAACCCAAACCCTTCCAGGCCTTGTTGGATCCTGGGGTCGCAGGCCAGGGACAGGGAGGGTCCAGTGGGCAGGgtggacagaagaaggaagag GCTGGCTTCGTGGTGAGTGGAGCTCCATGGGCACAGGAGGCTCCAAACATGGACTCGGCTGTTGACTTCCCCTCCATGGGAGCCATGTCTTCAGCTCAGAGCACCCCAGCCACCTGGGGTCCACGGCGCTAA
- the LOC125036555 gene encoding LOW QUALITY PROTEIN: germinal-center associated nuclear protein-like (The sequence of the model RefSeq protein was modified relative to this genomic sequence to represent the inferred CDS: deleted 1 base in 1 codon; substituted 1 base at 1 genomic stop codon): MASNDGGGGPGDSAQGQNPFKRMTSPPASVSLVFSSGGEYLQMASSQAPTHSNYMLFGGMTSTSPTVSPSSASRCNFFGTTSTSPSSTMAGIPSSAMFGGMTALGELRHMSSSSLGSGRPIMSSVMSSTVQSVSSTMSKPLSDAKVVSPSLTAPGIPSGNIFGGLTSSSASGQTTSLFSAGNPSDGEMFGSKKKPFSLLSAKTASRETATSANTFPSPFLGTGEVKPPSLFSNVKTESLSKSDFSKDTKPAPTALLSRGITSTSQSHPSAVRNVFGAPTASKVFEGKKKTSFEGKKKTSLPKETERASQGNESVAFRSAVTPQTTATANIFGGSALSKTSESATTSSSSSIFGGSTTDAPQTVKLFSNSVASVRTSNRASSKSNDQSANTTVSTSNIFGGSLKSKAFTSTSATQPLFSSQSEKWDESGGSSAALDFGKQTSNLEKRSQIGKATELGKIFELSEDQSAPKADFEIPESPTLSKKSELSTSPQYDKKELTKIIIAQIPNSCMDREILKNHFIKFGDIKRVTVNLKTNQATVQYEDHRSASRAKKKGKKMHPNLPEVRIFYGTPARRKSEDGNADAMMFKKKAIRTLQSAHTLSDIDPYEPLQRPSGKETMELPKPIQARVSQPKPTHARLSQPKQREKAPVKVKKPQPKQGAGVKEKKEPSVAVEGKEPEEIIQSKCCTSYDKYLVLKTRDHLVRKEIIRTSDIQKATYLSATCPDMCPEKERYMRDVQNDLSSYEMANGVMDPRLVVKKFSRSSADKDEPLPYELRPGPVLLKTMDFLVCNIIERGEDENVETDVWYNYLWNRTRAIRNDLMQQQLTDSRAVAIIERCMRFHIHASARFCQEPPDLFDAKMNTEHLTKSLLTLKELYKDLGERGEYFETEPEFRAYELLLNLNEGQTFITQYSQYREEVQKSKEVQFALKVGMALMFNNYVKFFKLLKSATYLQACMMHRYFRQVRSKALDTLMKAYVPPKQVQTLPLETVIPTLGFENEADAESYLQVYGIKVTDKNVILDKSLFSLHVEEQPPVVRPFKMVESNRTVSVGEVIQGGPLPENPLLTHVPHDSFDSQGYLKKEALNASDQQVGKKVAAVEIREHPVQQTQQWTTSELMACISDIYINTSSSVIKEMLLEISKEAKAEYQYESINKVAQIAGKEVLAECLKEEISLVSKRALQEVEYEEEERQRILQEEEERKRKAMLELFDKVSKVLCAEYVEEFVEEFVRNLCTKAVQEIEKETWEVVIAELIFELPQTLCREVTRNXVKKLCAEVITAMKDELEAKITQLQQKISMRKMRDSFKRWRLQVLRVKRRKQAQETFPASCSQLSIKQQNELFGWGYHRSREENISAFQVSHIETTVAKNIEQMTIRNRLVRACAWRHLPLQQEMKKVVDGTLQPINLIKQYFKVLICTLENTNPTIVQWLRSKLRTGEDSSIQECVNSSFSFISKNSGLEYACLFSEISLDSLCSADIRGTSAVIFLLPSQARKQNVNSQALNILKTMSDVPKLTIHFDEESCADNTEGILDSPVWKLAECDLYYPETSQKLLSHMLDLWNRQDGRLQLVSIHLNNFVYGFIAKKVVEVFLYKNHERIEDGKSPFPPQAYIDLYNEAMNHLLHVVEDEELLKLDWPAPGLSHLKQVPPASWNNSDADRLIAILRNLKLPKLELEDYMTVGAIKDSLHRYATKVCTQENSSIVLMSHLNVLLSNSLSILMPPNGETEEDHLDWKIHMLQLPWTELVYACISHKLTGLPALTVYHQPDKLNTFKYPPSWWAACDASDSCWATSRKENFPPSSRKRKHGQIPEERASQKKKPSQLLVDIEKEKNKYVEFEKKLEDMLEIEEELRNLFGTCT, translated from the exons ATGGCAAGCAATGATGGAGGTGGGGGCCCCGGGGACAGCGCCCAGGGCCAAAACCCTTTCAAGCGGATGACGTCGCCTCCTGCATCAGTGAGCTTGGTCTTCTCCTCGGGGGGAGAGTACCTCCAGATGGCCAGCAGCCAGGCACCAACTCATTCAAACTACATGCTGTTTGGGGGGATGACAAGCACATCCCCCACAGTCTCCCCAAGCTCAGCTTCAAGGTGCAACTTCTTCGGCACAACCTCAACTTCCCCATCATCAACGATGGCGGGTATCCCCAGCAGCGCTATGTTTGGGGGGATGACAGCTCTTGGGGAACTCAGGCACATGAGCTCTTCATCTTTGGGGTCTGGGCGCCCTATCATGTCAAGTGTAATGAGCAGCACAGTACAGTCAGTGTCCAGTACTATGAGTAAACCTCTTTCTGATGCAAAGGTGGTCTCACCTTCCTTAACAGCTCCAGGGATCCCATCGGGAAATATCTTTGGTGGGCTGACATCTTCATCAGCTTCAGGGCAGACAACTTCACTCTTCTCTGCAGGTAATCCATCAGATGGAGAGATGTTTGGAagcaaaaaaaaacctttttcatTGCTGTCAGCCAAGACTGCATCAAGAGAAACAGCAACTTCAGCCAatacttttccttcccctttcttaggGACAGGGGAAGTAAAGCCACCCAGTTTATTTTCTAATGTTAAAACTGAATCTCTTAGTAAAAGTGATTTCTCCAAAGATACGAAACCAGCTCCCACTGCTCTGCTGTCTAGAGGAATAACAAGTACCAGTCAGAGCCATCCATCTGCAGTCAGAAATGTTTTTGGTGCCCCAACAGCATCAAAAGTCtttgaaggaaagaagaaaacttcttttgaaggaaagaagaaaacttcTCTaccaaaagaaacagaaagagccaGCCAAGGAAATGAATCAGTGGCTTTTAGGTCTGCAGTCACTCCACAAACGACAGCTACAGCAAATATCTTTGGTGGATCTGCATTAAGTAAGACATCAGAGTCTGCAACCACATCAAGTTCCAGTAGTATATTTGGAGGCAGCACTACAGATGCACCACAGACTGTAAAGTTATTTAGCAACAGTGTAGCAAGTGTGCGTACTAGTAACAGAGCTTCAAGCAAGAGTAACGATCAGTCTGCCAACACAACAGTGTCTACTTCTAACATCTTTGGTGGATCTTTGAAAAGCAAAGCATTCACTTCAACTTCTGCAACACAGCCACTCTTTAGCAGTCAGTCTGAAAAATGGGATGAATCTGGTGGCTCTAGTGCAGCATTGGATTTTGGTAAACAGACATCCAATTTGGAAAAAAGAAGTCAAATTGGTAAAGCAACCGAGTTGGGAAAGATATTTGAACTGTCTGAAGATCAATCTGCACCAAAAGCTGATTTCGAAATCCCAGAGTCACCAACTTTGTCTAAAAAATCTGAGTTATCAACTTCACCACAGTATGACAAAAAGGAACTCACCAAGATCATCATAGCTCAGATTCCTAATAGCTGCATGGATAGAGAGATACTAAAGAACCATTTTATAAAGTTTGGGGATATCAAAAGGGTCACCGTGAACCTCAAAACCAATCAGGCGACAGTGCAGTATGAAGACCACCGTTCGGCCTCCAGAgccaagaaaaaggggaagaaaatgcatCCCAACTTGCCAGAAGTGAGGATATTCTATGGCACACCAGCACGACGCAAGAGTGAGGATGGCAATGCCGATGCCATGATGTTTAAGAAGAAGGCCATCAGAACACTGCAGTCAGCTCACACCTTAAGTGACATTGACCCTTATGAGCCCCTTCAACGCCCCTCAGGGAAGGAAACCATGGAGCTGCCCAAGCCTATCCAAGCCAGGGTGAGCCAGCCCAAGCCTACCCATGCCAGGTTAAGCCAGCCCAAACAGAGGGAGAAGGCACCAGTAAAGGTCAAGAAACCACAGCCAAAGCAAGGAGCTggagtaaaggagaagaaagagcccTCTGTTGCAGTGGAGGGAAAGGAGCCGGAGGAAATCATTCAGTCAAAATGCTGTACCAGTTACGATAAATACTTGGTTCTCAAAACAAGAGATCATCTCGTACGGAAGGAAATCATCAGAACCTCTGACATACAGAAGGCAACATACCTTTCAGCCACCTGTCCTGACATGTGTCCAGAAAAGGAAAGGTACATGAGGGATGTCCAAAATGACCTCAGTTCCTATGAAATGGCGAATGGGGTTATGGACCCCCGCCTTGTCGTCAAGAAGTTTTCCCGGAGTAGTGCAGATAAGGATGAACCACTGCCGTATGAACTCAGGCCTGGACCTGTTCTCTTGAAGACTATGGACTTCTTAGTATGTAACATCATAGAGCGTGGGGAAGATGAAAATGTTGAGACAGATGTTTGGTACAATTATTTGTGGAATAGAACTAGGGCTATTCGCAATGACTTGATGCAGCAGCAGCTAACAGATAGCAGAGCAGTTGCTATTATTGAAAGGTGCATGAGATTCCACATTCATGCCTCTGCACGTTTCTGTCAGGAACCCCCTGATCTCTTTGATGCCAAGATGAACACAGAGCATCTCACCAAGAGCTTGCTGACTCTTAAGGAGCTCTACAAAGACcttggagaaaggggggaatatTTTGAAACAGAACCTGAGTTTCGTGCTTATGAGTTGCTGTTAAATTTGAATGAAGGACAGACTTTCATTACACAGTATTCACAATATAGAGAAGAAGTACAAAAGTCCAAGGAAGTCCAGTTTGCTTTGAAAGTAGGAATGGCTCTAATGTTCAACAATTATGTAAAGTTCTTCAAGCTGTTAAAAAGTGCCACATACCTACAGGCATGTATGATGCATAGGTATTTTAGGCAGGTACGTTCAAAAGCTTTGGACACACTTATGAAAGCTTATGTTCCTCCAAAACAAGTGCAAACTCTTCCCTTAGAAACTGTGATACCAACCCTCGGATTTGAGAATGAGGCAGATGCTGAAAGCTACCTGCAGGTGTATGGAATTAAGGTAACTGATAAGAATGTGATTTTAGATAAGAGCTTGTTTTCGCTACATGTTGAGGAACAACCACCTGTAGTGCGGCCATTCAAAATGGTGGAAAGCAACAGAACTGTCTCAGTGGGTGAAGTTATTCAGGGTGGTCCCCTACCTGAAAATCCACTGTTGACTCATGTTCCTCATGATAGCTTTGACAGTCAAGGATACTTGAAGAAAGAAGCACTCAATGCTTCAGACCAACAAGTGGGAAAGAAAGTAGCAGCAGTAGAGATCAGAGAACATCCAGTTCAACAGACTCAGCAGTGGACCACTTCAGAGTTAATGGCATGCATAAGTGATATTTATATCAACACCTCATCAAGTGTCATAAAGGAAATGCTTCTTGAGATATCAAAGGAAGCAAAAGCAGAATATCAATATGAATCCATCAACAAAGTCGCTCAAATAGCTGGAAAGGAAGTTTTAGCCGAGTGTCTGAAGGAAGAAATCAGTCTTGTAAGTAAGAGAGCACTACAAGAAGTTGAgtacgaagaagaggagaggcagagaatacttcaggaagaggaagaaaggaagcgtAAAGCCATGCTGGAACTCTTTGACAAGGTGTCCAAGGTCTTATGTGCTGAGTATGTAGAGGAGTTTGTTGAAGAGTTTGTGAGAAATTTGTGCACAAAAGCTGTtcaagaaatagagaaggaaacatGGGAAGTAGTAATTGCAGAGCTCATTTTTGAACTGCCACAGACACTGTGTAGAGAAGTTACACGAAACTG AGTGAAGAAGCTTTGTGCAGAGGTTATTACTGCAATGAAGGATGAACTTGAGGCCAAAATTACTCAGTTACAACAGAAAATTTCCATGCGAAAGATGCGTGACTCTTTCAAGAGGTGGAGGTTACAGGTTTTGAGAGTCAAGAGGCGAAAGCAAGCCCAAGAGACCTTCCCAGCTAGTTGTTCACAGTTGTCTATAAAGCAGCAAAATGAGCTGTTTGGATGGGGCTATCACAGGAGCAGAGAAGAGAACATCTCTGCCTTCCAGGTGTCTCATATAGAAACCACAGTAGCGAAGAACATAGAGCAGATGACTATTAGGAATCGCCTAGTTAGAGCATGTGCTTGGCGTCACCTACCTCTGCAGCAAGAAATGAAAAAGGTGGTTGATGGAACCTTACAGCCCATCAATTTGATAAAGCAGTACTTTAAGGTTTTAATTTGTACATTAGAGAACACAAACCCAACCATTGTTCAGTGGCTGAGATCTAAGTTAAGAACAGGAGAGGACAGCAGTATTCAAGAGTGTGTGAACAgttcttttagttttatttcgaAGAACAGTGGTCTAgagtatgcatgtttgtttagCGAAATCTCTCTTGACAGTTTGTGTTCTGCTGACATAAGAGGAACTTCAGCTGTGATATTTTTGCTACCATCACAAGCAAGAAAGCAGAATGTAAATAGCCAAGCCCTTAACATATTGAAGACCATGTCTGATGTGCCAAAGTTAACAATACACTTTGATGAAGAATCTTGTGCTGATAATACAGAAGGCATTTTAGATTCTCCAGTTTGGAAATTGGCAGAGTGTGATCTGTACTATCCAGAAACTTCTCAGAAATTGCTTTCTCACATGCTTGATCTTTGGAATCGGCAAGATGGACGATTACAACTGGTATCTATCCACCTGAATAATTTTGTGTATGGTTTTATAGCTAAGAAAGTTGTGGAAGTATTTCTGTACAAAAACCATGAAAGAATAGAAGATGGGAAATCACCCTTTCCACCCCAAGCTTATATTGACCTGTACAATGAAGCTATGAATCACCTTTTACATGTTGTTGAGGATGAGGAACTGTTGAAACTTGATTGGCCTGCTCCTGGTTTGAGTCACCTAAAGCAAGTACCACCAGCATCATGGAATAACTCAGATGCTGATAGGTTAATAGCCATACTCAGAAATCTAAAACTTCCCAAGTTAGAGTTGGAGGATTATATGACTGTTGGTGCCATAAAAGACTCACTGCACAGGTATGCAACCAAAGTCTGCACCCAAGAAAATAGCAGTATTGTTCTCATGTCACACCTGAATGTGCTTTTAAGTAATTCCTTGTCCATATTGATGCCACCTAATGGTGAAACAGAAGAGGATCATTTAGATTGGAAAATCCATATGCTGCAGTTGCCGTGGACAGAGCTTGTCTATGCTTGCATATCCCACAAGCTAACCGGACTTCCCGCCCTCACTGTGTACCACCAGCCTGACAAACTGAACACCTTCAAGTACCCTCCCTCGTGGTGGGCAGCATGTGATGCATCGGACTCGTGCTGGGCCACATCCAGGAAGGAGaacttcccaccctcctccaggAAGAGAAAACATGGGCAGATCCCTGAGGAAAGGGCAAGCCAGAAGAAAAAGCCCTCACAGCTGCTTGTTGAcattgaaaaggagaagaataagtatGTGGAGTTTGAGAAGAAGCTGGAAGATATGCTTGAGATCGAAGAGGAGTTGAGGAACTTATTTGGTACATGTACATAA